One genomic segment of Gossypium arboreum isolate Shixiya-1 chromosome 3, ASM2569848v2, whole genome shotgun sequence includes these proteins:
- the LOC108460350 gene encoding mediator of RNA polymerase II transcription subunit 23 isoform X2: MDQTQRSVAAAANSRTYQFHPARAAITDLFNLYLGRNSRQKADDSVREPPNKTQKRVLALNRELPPRNEQFLLDFEQLQTQFGDQDQLQSVTESVLISLVIQCCSHAPRAEFLLFALRSLCSIGYVNWDTFLPSLLSSVASAEGPVSQGSQGVPSVSSSVSQSGMMPSTSVIANASNFQSANAASTLTSVHVIGSPAQSTIEPSSGATLSPVKLSNIACSGQPSTTRMDSSIRDNAISNLRQLCCKIILTGLECNLKPVTQAEIFHHMLNWLVNWDQRQHGNEECDGKSWRLEKALIEWLHSCLDVIWLLVEEDKCRVPFYELLRSGLQFIENIPDDEALFTLILEIHRRRDMMAMHMQMLDQHLHCPTFGTHRILSQTTPNVSVEGVANLRYSPITYPSVLGEPLHGEDLAASIQRGSLDWERALRCIRHAIRSTPSPDWWKRVLVVAPFYRGSVPTPGAVFTCDMICEATIDRIVELLKLTNSEINCWQEWLVFSDIFFFLMKSGCIDFVDFIDKLGSRLSASDHHILNTNHVTWLLAQIIRVEHVMTALNTDSRKVETTRKILSFHREDRSSDPNNPQSILLDFISSCQNLRIWSLNTSTREYLNNEQLQKGKQIDEWWRQVSKGERMMDYMSMDDKSIGMFWVVSYTMAQPACETVMNWLSSGGVTELLPGANVQPNERFMVMREVSPLPISLLSGFSMNLYLKLVFQMEESLFAGQVVPSIAMVETYTRLLLIAPHSLFRSHFSHLAQRNASLLSKPAVTLLVLEIVNYRLLPLYRYQGKCKPLMYDVTKIISALKGKRGDHRVFRLAENLCINLILSLRDFFSVKREGKGPTEFTETLNRITIITLAITIKTRGIADADHLLYLQTMLEQILATSQHTWSEKTLRFFPSILRDLLMTRTDKRGLAIQEWLQSETTVINQCTQLLSSSAEPNYVMTYINHSFPQHRQYLCAGAWILMQGHPENINSGNLARVLREFSPEDVTSNIYTMVDVLLHHIHIELQHGHSLQDLLLKTCANLAFFVWTHELIPLDILLLALIDRDDDPHALRIVISLLDRQELQQRVKLYCMNRGPPEHWLYTGIFKRSDLQKALGNHLSWKERYPTFFDDIVARLLPVIPLVVYRLIENDAIESADRILGMYSLFLAYHPLRFTFVRDILAYFYGHLPGKLIVRILNVLDLSKIPFSESFPQHISSSNPAICPPLEYFATLLLALVNNVIPPLNSNSRTGSMGDASNNSVRGPHNKTPATPQSGPANASEGQKAFYQIQDPGTYTQLVLETAVIEILSLPISASQIVSSLVQIVVNIQPTLIQSSNGLHGASSGAVQGSVLPTSPSGGSTDSAGRSTPSVSGINTSSFVSRSGYTCQQLSCLFIQACGLLLAQLPPEFHLQLYMEASRIIKESWWLTDGKRSLSELDSAVSYALLDPTWASQDNTSTAIGNIVALLHSFFSNLPQEWLEGTHVIIQQLRPVTSVAMLRIAFRIMGPLLPRLVTAHNLFNKILSLLLNTLVDVFGKNTQPPVPVEASEITDLIDYLHHIIHYEGQAGPVQANSKPRPEVLSICGRAAESLRPDVQHLLSHLKPDVNSSIYAATHPKIAQNPSS, from the exons ATGGATCAAACGCAGAGATCAGTGGCAGCAGCTGCAAATTCCCGAACCTACCAGTTCCACCCTGCCCGAGCCGCCATTACCGATCTCTTCAATCTTTACTTAGGA AGAAATAGCCGCCAAAAAGCTGATGATTCTGTTCGAGAACCACC GAACAAAACCCAAAAGCGTGTGCTCGCTCTTAATAGAGAGCTTCCTCCTCGAAACGAGCAGTTCCTCCTAGATTTTGAGCAACTTCAGACTCAGTTTGGT GACCAAGATCAGTTGCAGTCTGTGACAGAATCTGTCCTAATATCTTTGGTTATTCAGTGCTGTAGTCATGCACCTCGGGCGGAGTTTCTTCTTTTTGCTTTACGTAGCTTATGTAGTATAGGCTACGTTAATTGGGATACCTTTTTGCCATCCCTTCTTTCTTCAGTTGCCTCTGCGGAAGGGCCAGTAAGTCAAGGGAGTCAGGGAGTACCTTCTGTTTCATCAAGCGTATCACAATCCGGGATGATGCCATCTACTAGTGTAATTGCTAACGCTTCTAATTTTCAGTCTGCGAATGCTGCATCTACGTTAACTTCAGTTCATGTTATTGGGTCTCCAGCACAATCGACAATTGAACCTTCTTCGGGTGCTACTTTGTCCCCTGTAAAATTATCTAATATTGCCTGCAGTGGTCAACCATCTACAACTAGGATGGATTCATCTATAAGAGATAATGCTATAAGCAATTTACGTCAGCTATGCTGCAAGATAATTTTAACTGGGCTTGAATGTAATTTGAAACCAGTGACTCAAGCTGAAATTTTCCACCATATGCTGAATTGGTTGGTTAATTGGGATCAAAGGCAACATGGGAATGAGGAATGTGATGGAAAGTCCTGGAGACTGGAGAAGGCTCTAATTGAATGGCTGCACAGTTGTTTGGATGTAATTTGGTTGTTGGTTGAGGAAGATAAATGCAGAGTGCCCTTCTATGAATTACTCCGAAGCGGATTGCAGTTTATAGAAAACATCCCAGACGATGAAGCATTGTTTACGCTTATCTTGGAAATACATAGAAGGAGAGATATGATGGCTATGCATATGCAAATGTTAGACCAACACCTTCACTGCCCCACATTTGGAACTCATCGGATATTGTCACAGACAACTCCTAACGTTTCTGTTGAAGGTGTGGCAAACTTGCGGTATTCACCAATTACATATCCAAGTGTGCTTGGAGAACCACTTCATGGAGAG GATCTTGCAGCTTCTATCCAGAGGGGTAGTTTGGACTGGGAGAGAGCCTTACGTTGTATAAGGCATGCTATACGCTCTACTCCTTCTCCTGATTGGTGGAAACGTGTGCTTGTTGTGGCACCTTTTTATCGAGGTTCAGTGCCTACTCCTGGTGCTGTTTTTACATGTGATATGATTTGCGAGGCAACAATTGATAGAATTGTTGAGCTTTTGAAGTTGACAAATTCAG AAATAAATTGCTGGCAGGAGTGGCTTGTCTTCTCAGATATATTCTTCTTTCTTATGAAAAGTGGATGTATAGATTTTGTTGATTTTATTGATAAGCTGGGCTCACGCCTTTCAGCAAGTGATCACCACATTCTTAATACAAATCATGTTACCTGGCTTCTTGCACAAATCATTCGAGTTGAGCATGTCATGACTGCTTTGAATACTGATTCTAGAAAG GTGGAAACAACAAGGAAGATTCTATCATTTCACAGAGAAGATAGGAGCTCTGATCCTAATAATCCCCAAAGCATCCTGCTTGATTTTATTAGCAGTTGTCAAAACTTACGCATTTGGTCACTGAATACATCAACCAGAGAATACTTGAATAATGAACAGTTGCAGAAAGGGAAGCAAATAGATGAGTGGTGGAGACAAGTGAGCAAAG GGGAACGCATGATGGATTATATGAGTATGGATGATAAATCAATTGGGATGTTTTGGGTTGTCTCCTACACGATGGCGCAGCCAGCTTGTGAAACGGTCATGAATTGGTTATCTTCTGGTGGAGTTACAGAGTTGTTACCCGGAGCAAATGTACAGCCCAATGAGAGATTCATGGTGATGCGGGAAGTTAGTCCATTGCCGATTTCACTGTTATCTGGCTTTTCAATGAATCTTTATTTGAAGTTGGTCTTTCAAATGGAAGAATCTTTATTTGCTGGGCAG GTTGTTCCTAGTATTGCTATGGTTGAAACTTACACCAGATTGTTGCTCATTGCACCTCATTCGTTATTTCGTTCACACTTCAGT CATTTGGCACAGAGGAATGCTTCTTTATTGAGCAAGCCTGCGGTGACACTTCTGGTGCTTGAAATTGTCAACTATCGTCTGCTTCCACTGTACAG GTACCAAGGAAAATGCAAACCTCTGATGTATGATGTTACAAAGATAATTTCTGCTTTAAAAGGAAAACGGGGGGATCACCGTGTATTTAGATTGGCAGAGAATTTGTGCATAAATCTGATTTTGTCTTTGAGAGACTTTTTCTCGGTGAAAAGGGAAGGGAAG GGGCCCACTGAATTCACAGAAACTTTAAATCGGATAACTATAATCACTCTTGCCATCACCATTAAAACCCGCGGAATTGCAGATGCTGATCACCTACTTTACCTTCAAACTATGTTGGAACAGATATTGGCAACTAGCCAGCATACATGGTCAGAGAAAACACTACGTTTTTTTCCCTCTATTCTTCGAGATCTCTTAATGACACGGACAGACAAAAGAGGACTTGCAATTCAAGAATGGCTACAG TCAGAAACAACAGTGATTAACCAATGCACacaacttctttcatcatctgCTGAACCAAATTATGTCATGACCTATATCAATCACAGTTTCCCTCAACACCGCCAATATCTGTGTGCTGGTGCATGGATATTGATGCAAGGGCATCCTGAAAACATTAACAGTGGAAACTTG GCACGGGTATTGAGAGAATTTTCTCCTGAAGACGTGACATCCAATATCTATACAATGGTGGATGTATTACTTCATCACATTCACATAGAGCTGCAGCATGGGCATTCCTTGCAG GACCTTTTACTGAAAACTTGTGCAAACCTGGCCTTTTTTGTTTGGACCCATGAGCTGATTCCTTTGGATATATTGCTTCTAGCACTCATTGACCGTGACGATGATCCCCATGCGCTGCGTATTGTG ATAAGCTTACTTGACAGGCAAGAGCTTCAACAAAGGGTGAAATTATACTGTATGAATCGTGGCCCCCCTGAGCATTGGCTTTACACTGGAATATTTAAGCGCAGTGACTTGCAAAAAGCCCTTGGCAATCATCTCTCATGGAAGGAGag GTATCCTACATTCTTCGATGATATTGTGGCACGTCTGCTTCCAGTCATCCCCTTAGTTGTTTACAGACTTATTGAGAATGATGCTATAGAATCTGCTGACAGGATTTTGGGCATGTATTCTCTATTTTTAGCTTACCACCCTTTGAGATTTACATTTGTTCGTGACATTCTCGCGTATTTCTATGGTCATCTACCTGGAAAGTTAATTGTTCGAATATTGAATGTACTAGATCTCAGCAAG ATTCCGTTTTCTGAGTCGTTCCCTCAGCACATTAGTTCATCAAATCCTGCAATATGCCCCCCACTAGAATATTTTGCGACTCTTTTATTGGCTCTAGTGAATAATGTCATACCCCCATTAAACAGTAACTCAAGAACTGGATCAATGGGGGATGCTTCTAATAATTCAGTGCGTGGTCCTCATAATAAAACCCCTGCAACACCTCAGTCTGGGCCAGCGAATGCTTCTGAAGGTCAAAAAGCATTCTATCAAATTCAGGACCCAGGGACATATACTCAGCTGGTTCTGGAAACAGCCGTCATAGAGATCCTCTCTCTTCCCATTTCCGCTTCTCAGATTGTGTCATCTCTTGTTCAAATTGTTGTCAACATACAACCAACTCTGATTCAGTCCAGCAATGGATTGCATGGAGCTTCTAGTGGTGCCGTGCAAGGTTCAGTTTTACCAACATCCCCTTCTGGAGGCAGTACAGATAGTGCTGGCAGATCTACTCCTTCAGTGTCAGGGATCAACACCTCTAGTTTTGTTTCCCGAAGTGGTTACACTTGTCAACAGCTTTCATGCTTATTTATCCAAGCTTGTGGTTTGTTGTTGGCCCAACTCCCTCCTGAGTTTCACTTACAGCTTTACATGGAAGCTTCACGAATAATTAAAGAGAGTTGGTGGCTAACTGATGGGAAGAGATCATTGAGTGAACTAGACTCTGCTGTTAGCTATGCTTTGTTGGATCCAACATGGGCTTCCCAAGATAATACCTCTACGGCCATAG GTAATATAGTTGCATTACTTCATTCTTTCTTCAGTAACCTCCCACAAGAATGGCTAGAGGGAACACATGTCATTATTCAACAGCTCCGGCCGGTAACATCGGTTGCTATGTTGAGAATAGCATTCCGGATAATGGGCCCCTTGCTTCCAAGACTTGTTACTGCTCACAATCTTTTTAACAAG ATTCTATCGTTACTATTGAATACACTGGTGGATGTATTTGGAAAAAACACTCAACCGCCAGTCCCTGTGGAAGCATCAGAAATAACAGATCTGATCGACTACCT TCACCATATCATCCACTACGAAGGACAGGCAGGGCCAGTTCAAGCCAACAGCAAGCCGAGGCCAGAGGTGTTGAGTATTTGTGGGAGAGCTGCAGAAAGTCTACGGCCAGATGTACAGCATCTTTTATCCCACTTGAAACCTGACGTTAACTCTTCAATATATGCTGCTACGCATCCAAAGATAGCTCAGAATCCTTCCTCCTGA
- the LOC108460350 gene encoding mediator of RNA polymerase II transcription subunit 23 isoform X1 — MDQTQRSVAAAANSRTYQFHPARAAITDLFNLYLGVRNSRQKADDSVREPPNKTQKRVLALNRELPPRNEQFLLDFEQLQTQFGDQDQLQSVTESVLISLVIQCCSHAPRAEFLLFALRSLCSIGYVNWDTFLPSLLSSVASAEGPVSQGSQGVPSVSSSVSQSGMMPSTSVIANASNFQSANAASTLTSVHVIGSPAQSTIEPSSGATLSPVKLSNIACSGQPSTTRMDSSIRDNAISNLRQLCCKIILTGLECNLKPVTQAEIFHHMLNWLVNWDQRQHGNEECDGKSWRLEKALIEWLHSCLDVIWLLVEEDKCRVPFYELLRSGLQFIENIPDDEALFTLILEIHRRRDMMAMHMQMLDQHLHCPTFGTHRILSQTTPNVSVEGVANLRYSPITYPSVLGEPLHGEDLAASIQRGSLDWERALRCIRHAIRSTPSPDWWKRVLVVAPFYRGSVPTPGAVFTCDMICEATIDRIVELLKLTNSEINCWQEWLVFSDIFFFLMKSGCIDFVDFIDKLGSRLSASDHHILNTNHVTWLLAQIIRVEHVMTALNTDSRKVETTRKILSFHREDRSSDPNNPQSILLDFISSCQNLRIWSLNTSTREYLNNEQLQKGKQIDEWWRQVSKGERMMDYMSMDDKSIGMFWVVSYTMAQPACETVMNWLSSGGVTELLPGANVQPNERFMVMREVSPLPISLLSGFSMNLYLKLVFQMEESLFAGQVVPSIAMVETYTRLLLIAPHSLFRSHFSHLAQRNASLLSKPAVTLLVLEIVNYRLLPLYRYQGKCKPLMYDVTKIISALKGKRGDHRVFRLAENLCINLILSLRDFFSVKREGKGPTEFTETLNRITIITLAITIKTRGIADADHLLYLQTMLEQILATSQHTWSEKTLRFFPSILRDLLMTRTDKRGLAIQEWLQSETTVINQCTQLLSSSAEPNYVMTYINHSFPQHRQYLCAGAWILMQGHPENINSGNLARVLREFSPEDVTSNIYTMVDVLLHHIHIELQHGHSLQDLLLKTCANLAFFVWTHELIPLDILLLALIDRDDDPHALRIVISLLDRQELQQRVKLYCMNRGPPEHWLYTGIFKRSDLQKALGNHLSWKERYPTFFDDIVARLLPVIPLVVYRLIENDAIESADRILGMYSLFLAYHPLRFTFVRDILAYFYGHLPGKLIVRILNVLDLSKIPFSESFPQHISSSNPAICPPLEYFATLLLALVNNVIPPLNSNSRTGSMGDASNNSVRGPHNKTPATPQSGPANASEGQKAFYQIQDPGTYTQLVLETAVIEILSLPISASQIVSSLVQIVVNIQPTLIQSSNGLHGASSGAVQGSVLPTSPSGGSTDSAGRSTPSVSGINTSSFVSRSGYTCQQLSCLFIQACGLLLAQLPPEFHLQLYMEASRIIKESWWLTDGKRSLSELDSAVSYALLDPTWASQDNTSTAIGNIVALLHSFFSNLPQEWLEGTHVIIQQLRPVTSVAMLRIAFRIMGPLLPRLVTAHNLFNKILSLLLNTLVDVFGKNTQPPVPVEASEITDLIDYLHHIIHYEGQAGPVQANSKPRPEVLSICGRAAESLRPDVQHLLSHLKPDVNSSIYAATHPKIAQNPSS; from the exons ATGGATCAAACGCAGAGATCAGTGGCAGCAGCTGCAAATTCCCGAACCTACCAGTTCCACCCTGCCCGAGCCGCCATTACCGATCTCTTCAATCTTTACTTAGGAGTA AGAAATAGCCGCCAAAAAGCTGATGATTCTGTTCGAGAACCACC GAACAAAACCCAAAAGCGTGTGCTCGCTCTTAATAGAGAGCTTCCTCCTCGAAACGAGCAGTTCCTCCTAGATTTTGAGCAACTTCAGACTCAGTTTGGT GACCAAGATCAGTTGCAGTCTGTGACAGAATCTGTCCTAATATCTTTGGTTATTCAGTGCTGTAGTCATGCACCTCGGGCGGAGTTTCTTCTTTTTGCTTTACGTAGCTTATGTAGTATAGGCTACGTTAATTGGGATACCTTTTTGCCATCCCTTCTTTCTTCAGTTGCCTCTGCGGAAGGGCCAGTAAGTCAAGGGAGTCAGGGAGTACCTTCTGTTTCATCAAGCGTATCACAATCCGGGATGATGCCATCTACTAGTGTAATTGCTAACGCTTCTAATTTTCAGTCTGCGAATGCTGCATCTACGTTAACTTCAGTTCATGTTATTGGGTCTCCAGCACAATCGACAATTGAACCTTCTTCGGGTGCTACTTTGTCCCCTGTAAAATTATCTAATATTGCCTGCAGTGGTCAACCATCTACAACTAGGATGGATTCATCTATAAGAGATAATGCTATAAGCAATTTACGTCAGCTATGCTGCAAGATAATTTTAACTGGGCTTGAATGTAATTTGAAACCAGTGACTCAAGCTGAAATTTTCCACCATATGCTGAATTGGTTGGTTAATTGGGATCAAAGGCAACATGGGAATGAGGAATGTGATGGAAAGTCCTGGAGACTGGAGAAGGCTCTAATTGAATGGCTGCACAGTTGTTTGGATGTAATTTGGTTGTTGGTTGAGGAAGATAAATGCAGAGTGCCCTTCTATGAATTACTCCGAAGCGGATTGCAGTTTATAGAAAACATCCCAGACGATGAAGCATTGTTTACGCTTATCTTGGAAATACATAGAAGGAGAGATATGATGGCTATGCATATGCAAATGTTAGACCAACACCTTCACTGCCCCACATTTGGAACTCATCGGATATTGTCACAGACAACTCCTAACGTTTCTGTTGAAGGTGTGGCAAACTTGCGGTATTCACCAATTACATATCCAAGTGTGCTTGGAGAACCACTTCATGGAGAG GATCTTGCAGCTTCTATCCAGAGGGGTAGTTTGGACTGGGAGAGAGCCTTACGTTGTATAAGGCATGCTATACGCTCTACTCCTTCTCCTGATTGGTGGAAACGTGTGCTTGTTGTGGCACCTTTTTATCGAGGTTCAGTGCCTACTCCTGGTGCTGTTTTTACATGTGATATGATTTGCGAGGCAACAATTGATAGAATTGTTGAGCTTTTGAAGTTGACAAATTCAG AAATAAATTGCTGGCAGGAGTGGCTTGTCTTCTCAGATATATTCTTCTTTCTTATGAAAAGTGGATGTATAGATTTTGTTGATTTTATTGATAAGCTGGGCTCACGCCTTTCAGCAAGTGATCACCACATTCTTAATACAAATCATGTTACCTGGCTTCTTGCACAAATCATTCGAGTTGAGCATGTCATGACTGCTTTGAATACTGATTCTAGAAAG GTGGAAACAACAAGGAAGATTCTATCATTTCACAGAGAAGATAGGAGCTCTGATCCTAATAATCCCCAAAGCATCCTGCTTGATTTTATTAGCAGTTGTCAAAACTTACGCATTTGGTCACTGAATACATCAACCAGAGAATACTTGAATAATGAACAGTTGCAGAAAGGGAAGCAAATAGATGAGTGGTGGAGACAAGTGAGCAAAG GGGAACGCATGATGGATTATATGAGTATGGATGATAAATCAATTGGGATGTTTTGGGTTGTCTCCTACACGATGGCGCAGCCAGCTTGTGAAACGGTCATGAATTGGTTATCTTCTGGTGGAGTTACAGAGTTGTTACCCGGAGCAAATGTACAGCCCAATGAGAGATTCATGGTGATGCGGGAAGTTAGTCCATTGCCGATTTCACTGTTATCTGGCTTTTCAATGAATCTTTATTTGAAGTTGGTCTTTCAAATGGAAGAATCTTTATTTGCTGGGCAG GTTGTTCCTAGTATTGCTATGGTTGAAACTTACACCAGATTGTTGCTCATTGCACCTCATTCGTTATTTCGTTCACACTTCAGT CATTTGGCACAGAGGAATGCTTCTTTATTGAGCAAGCCTGCGGTGACACTTCTGGTGCTTGAAATTGTCAACTATCGTCTGCTTCCACTGTACAG GTACCAAGGAAAATGCAAACCTCTGATGTATGATGTTACAAAGATAATTTCTGCTTTAAAAGGAAAACGGGGGGATCACCGTGTATTTAGATTGGCAGAGAATTTGTGCATAAATCTGATTTTGTCTTTGAGAGACTTTTTCTCGGTGAAAAGGGAAGGGAAG GGGCCCACTGAATTCACAGAAACTTTAAATCGGATAACTATAATCACTCTTGCCATCACCATTAAAACCCGCGGAATTGCAGATGCTGATCACCTACTTTACCTTCAAACTATGTTGGAACAGATATTGGCAACTAGCCAGCATACATGGTCAGAGAAAACACTACGTTTTTTTCCCTCTATTCTTCGAGATCTCTTAATGACACGGACAGACAAAAGAGGACTTGCAATTCAAGAATGGCTACAG TCAGAAACAACAGTGATTAACCAATGCACacaacttctttcatcatctgCTGAACCAAATTATGTCATGACCTATATCAATCACAGTTTCCCTCAACACCGCCAATATCTGTGTGCTGGTGCATGGATATTGATGCAAGGGCATCCTGAAAACATTAACAGTGGAAACTTG GCACGGGTATTGAGAGAATTTTCTCCTGAAGACGTGACATCCAATATCTATACAATGGTGGATGTATTACTTCATCACATTCACATAGAGCTGCAGCATGGGCATTCCTTGCAG GACCTTTTACTGAAAACTTGTGCAAACCTGGCCTTTTTTGTTTGGACCCATGAGCTGATTCCTTTGGATATATTGCTTCTAGCACTCATTGACCGTGACGATGATCCCCATGCGCTGCGTATTGTG ATAAGCTTACTTGACAGGCAAGAGCTTCAACAAAGGGTGAAATTATACTGTATGAATCGTGGCCCCCCTGAGCATTGGCTTTACACTGGAATATTTAAGCGCAGTGACTTGCAAAAAGCCCTTGGCAATCATCTCTCATGGAAGGAGag GTATCCTACATTCTTCGATGATATTGTGGCACGTCTGCTTCCAGTCATCCCCTTAGTTGTTTACAGACTTATTGAGAATGATGCTATAGAATCTGCTGACAGGATTTTGGGCATGTATTCTCTATTTTTAGCTTACCACCCTTTGAGATTTACATTTGTTCGTGACATTCTCGCGTATTTCTATGGTCATCTACCTGGAAAGTTAATTGTTCGAATATTGAATGTACTAGATCTCAGCAAG ATTCCGTTTTCTGAGTCGTTCCCTCAGCACATTAGTTCATCAAATCCTGCAATATGCCCCCCACTAGAATATTTTGCGACTCTTTTATTGGCTCTAGTGAATAATGTCATACCCCCATTAAACAGTAACTCAAGAACTGGATCAATGGGGGATGCTTCTAATAATTCAGTGCGTGGTCCTCATAATAAAACCCCTGCAACACCTCAGTCTGGGCCAGCGAATGCTTCTGAAGGTCAAAAAGCATTCTATCAAATTCAGGACCCAGGGACATATACTCAGCTGGTTCTGGAAACAGCCGTCATAGAGATCCTCTCTCTTCCCATTTCCGCTTCTCAGATTGTGTCATCTCTTGTTCAAATTGTTGTCAACATACAACCAACTCTGATTCAGTCCAGCAATGGATTGCATGGAGCTTCTAGTGGTGCCGTGCAAGGTTCAGTTTTACCAACATCCCCTTCTGGAGGCAGTACAGATAGTGCTGGCAGATCTACTCCTTCAGTGTCAGGGATCAACACCTCTAGTTTTGTTTCCCGAAGTGGTTACACTTGTCAACAGCTTTCATGCTTATTTATCCAAGCTTGTGGTTTGTTGTTGGCCCAACTCCCTCCTGAGTTTCACTTACAGCTTTACATGGAAGCTTCACGAATAATTAAAGAGAGTTGGTGGCTAACTGATGGGAAGAGATCATTGAGTGAACTAGACTCTGCTGTTAGCTATGCTTTGTTGGATCCAACATGGGCTTCCCAAGATAATACCTCTACGGCCATAG GTAATATAGTTGCATTACTTCATTCTTTCTTCAGTAACCTCCCACAAGAATGGCTAGAGGGAACACATGTCATTATTCAACAGCTCCGGCCGGTAACATCGGTTGCTATGTTGAGAATAGCATTCCGGATAATGGGCCCCTTGCTTCCAAGACTTGTTACTGCTCACAATCTTTTTAACAAG ATTCTATCGTTACTATTGAATACACTGGTGGATGTATTTGGAAAAAACACTCAACCGCCAGTCCCTGTGGAAGCATCAGAAATAACAGATCTGATCGACTACCT TCACCATATCATCCACTACGAAGGACAGGCAGGGCCAGTTCAAGCCAACAGCAAGCCGAGGCCAGAGGTGTTGAGTATTTGTGGGAGAGCTGCAGAAAGTCTACGGCCAGATGTACAGCATCTTTTATCCCACTTGAAACCTGACGTTAACTCTTCAATATATGCTGCTACGCATCCAAAGATAGCTCAGAATCCTTCCTCCTGA